One genomic segment of Planktothrix serta PCC 8927 includes these proteins:
- a CDS encoding dienelactone hydrolase family protein, giving the protein MINQPIRAAHVQVPNGELQIDAYLAEPTGEGPFPGVVVIQEIFGVNSHIRDVTERIAKAGYIAIAPAIYQRQAPGFEVGYTEADIELGRKYKDQTTANELLSDIQATLNYLKTLPNLQPKFGAIGFCFGGHVVYLAATLPDIQATACFYGGAIATMIPGGGAATITRTKDIQGVLYGFFGTEDPLIPNEQVDQIETELQNHQIPHQIFRYKADHGFFCDQRSTYNAEAAQDAWIQVKGLFDQQLRG; this is encoded by the coding sequence ATGATAAATCAACCTATTCGCGCGGCTCATGTTCAGGTTCCTAATGGGGAATTACAAATTGATGCCTATCTTGCGGAACCCACCGGAGAAGGGCCATTTCCCGGTGTTGTAGTGATTCAAGAAATTTTTGGGGTAAATTCTCATATTCGAGATGTTACCGAACGCATCGCCAAAGCAGGATATATTGCGATCGCACCTGCTATTTATCAACGCCAAGCCCCCGGTTTTGAAGTCGGTTATACCGAAGCCGATATCGAATTAGGCCGAAAATATAAAGATCAAACCACCGCCAACGAACTATTAAGCGATATTCAAGCCACCCTCAACTATTTGAAAACCCTCCCCAACCTGCAACCGAAATTCGGGGCTATTGGTTTTTGTTTTGGGGGCCATGTTGTTTATTTAGCCGCTACCCTACCCGATATACAAGCCACAGCTTGCTTTTATGGCGGTGCTATTGCCACAATGATCCCCGGAGGCGGGGCGGCAACCATCACCCGCACAAAAGACATTCAAGGGGTTCTCTATGGCTTTTTTGGTACAGAAGATCCGTTAATTCCTAACGAACAGGTCGATCAAATTGAAACCGAACTCCAAAATCATCAAATTCCCCATCAAATTTTCCGCTACAAAGCCGATCACGGCTTCTTCTGCGACCAACGTAGCACCTACAACGCTGAAGCGGCCCAAGATGCCTGGATACAGGTTAAAGGTTTATTTGATCAGCAGTTAAGGGGTTAG
- a CDS encoding WcaI family glycosyltransferase, producing the protein MRILIYSYNYYPEPIGIAPLMTELAEGLVRRGHQVRVVTGMPNYPERRIYEGYQHKFYLTEERNGVIIQRSYIWVRGPKPGLLDRLLLDGSFIMTSMVQAFNGWRPDLIFATVPPLLVSVPVTFYATVRRCPVILNIQDIVSEAALRVKLVNPDGIVIKTAQAVEQLTYKKVERISVIAQSFVDKLVKQGVPENKIVYIPNWVDTNFIRPLPETNNPFRIKYQLQDKFIVLYSGNIALTQGLETVIKAATLLEYIPEISFVIAGEQEALQELENLRQDYQTQNILFIPLEPREKLPEMLSAANVGLVVQKRQVTAFNLPSKIPVLLASGCAIVASVPDTGTAKEVIIKSGGGIVVPPEDPESLAEAITHLYKNPDQLEALGKQGRKYAEDYYGIEQALSLYETLFAEVVTKSTPLLESQPESVRR; encoded by the coding sequence ATGCGTATATTAATTTATTCCTATAACTACTATCCTGAACCCATTGGTATTGCTCCTCTGATGACAGAACTAGCCGAAGGCTTGGTCAGACGAGGGCATCAAGTGCGGGTTGTCACGGGAATGCCCAACTATCCTGAACGCCGGATTTATGAGGGCTATCAGCATAAGTTTTATCTGACGGAAGAACGCAATGGGGTGATAATTCAGCGCAGCTATATTTGGGTGCGTGGCCCTAAGCCGGGGTTATTGGATCGTCTGCTTCTCGATGGTAGTTTTATTATGACGAGTATGGTTCAGGCGTTTAATGGGTGGCGACCTGATCTAATTTTTGCAACGGTTCCGCCTTTATTGGTGAGTGTTCCGGTTACTTTTTATGCAACAGTTCGCCGTTGTCCAGTCATCCTCAATATTCAGGATATTGTTTCAGAAGCCGCCCTGCGGGTAAAATTAGTTAATCCTGATGGGATTGTGATTAAAACAGCCCAAGCCGTTGAACAGTTAACATACAAAAAAGTTGAGCGAATTTCTGTTATTGCCCAGAGTTTTGTTGATAAGTTAGTAAAGCAAGGGGTTCCTGAGAATAAAATTGTTTATATTCCGAATTGGGTAGATACGAATTTTATTCGACCTTTACCGGAGACGAATAATCCCTTTCGGATCAAGTATCAACTGCAAGATAAATTTATAGTTCTGTATTCGGGGAATATTGCTTTAACTCAAGGGTTAGAAACGGTTATAAAAGCGGCAACCTTATTAGAGTATATTCCTGAAATCTCTTTTGTGATTGCCGGGGAACAGGAAGCATTACAAGAGTTAGAGAATTTACGCCAGGATTATCAAACCCAAAATATTTTATTTATTCCATTAGAACCGCGTGAAAAATTACCGGAGATGTTATCGGCTGCTAATGTGGGATTAGTGGTGCAAAAACGACAGGTAACAGCCTTTAATTTACCCTCTAAAATTCCGGTTTTATTAGCGAGTGGCTGTGCAATTGTTGCCTCTGTTCCTGATACAGGAACGGCTAAAGAAGTCATTATCAAAAGTGGAGGAGGAATTGTGGTGCCACCAGAAGACCCAGAGAGTTTAGCTGAAGCGATTACACATCTTTACAAAAATCCAGATCAGCTAGAAGCTTTGGGGAAACAGGGTCGAAAATACGCTGAAGACTATTATGGCATTGAACAAGCGTTGAGCCTGTATGAAACTTTATTTGCAGAAGTGGTAACAAAATCTACACCCCTTTTAGAATCCCAGCCCGAATCTGTGAGACGATGA
- the smpB gene encoding SsrA-binding protein SmpB, whose product MSKNTEGYKIVSDNRKARYLYEILETYEAGIALQGTEVKSIRAGKVNLQDAYALIRGGEAWLLNAHISPFEKASVYFNHDPRRTRKLLLHKEEINKLLGQVEQKGLTLVPLKMYLKGGRVKIDIAVGRGKKLHDKREDIRQKDDKRAMERAMKRY is encoded by the coding sequence ATGAGCAAAAACACAGAAGGATATAAAATTGTTAGCGACAACCGCAAAGCCCGCTATCTTTACGAGATTTTAGAGACGTATGAGGCGGGAATCGCCCTCCAGGGAACGGAAGTCAAATCGATTCGGGCGGGTAAAGTTAACCTGCAAGATGCCTATGCTTTGATTCGCGGAGGTGAAGCCTGGTTGTTGAACGCCCACATCTCACCCTTTGAGAAAGCCAGCGTTTATTTTAACCATGATCCTCGTCGCACCCGCAAGTTATTGTTGCACAAAGAAGAAATTAATAAACTCTTAGGACAAGTCGAACAAAAGGGATTAACTTTAGTTCCCTTGAAAATGTACCTCAAAGGCGGACGAGTTAAAATTGACATTGCCGTTGGCCGAGGCAAAAAACTCCACGATAAACGGGAAGATATTCGTCAAAAAGATGATAAACGGGCGATGGAGCGGGCGATGAAACGCTATTAG
- a CDS encoding RNA-guided endonuclease InsQ/TnpB family protein: MTEKAYRYRFYPTPEQEDLLRRTLGCVRLIYNKALAARIQAWYEKKERVGYCETSSQLTEWKKEEELNFLNDVSSVPLQQGLRHLQTAFTNFFAGRAKYPNFKKKRHGGSAEFTSSAFTYKNGKIYLAKNKQPLLIRWSRQLPKECQPSTITVKLDPSGRWFVSLRIDDLTNNKLEPTDKNVGIDLGISSLLTTSDGVKVANPKHFNQLYKKLRLAQKSLSRKIKGSKNREKSRKKVARIHAKIADCRRDSTHKLTTQLIRENQTIVVEDLAVRNLVKNPKLARAISDANWAEFVRQLTYKAEWYGRKLIKIDRWFPSSKRCGNCGHILDKLPLNIREWDCPNCGRHHDRDINAANNILAAGLAVSVCGATVRPEQSKFVEAGAKTRKGRKQKPKS; encoded by the coding sequence ATGACAGAAAAAGCCTATCGCTACCGATTCTATCCAACTCCTGAACAAGAAGACCTGTTGAGGAGAACATTGGGGTGTGTTCGACTAATCTACAATAAAGCATTAGCAGCCAGAATCCAAGCCTGGTATGAAAAAAAAGAACGAGTAGGTTATTGTGAAACATCTTCCCAGTTAACTGAATGGAAAAAAGAAGAAGAACTGAACTTTCTAAATGATGTTAGCTCAGTTCCACTTCAACAAGGATTAAGACATCTGCAAACCGCTTTTACCAACTTCTTTGCAGGTCGGGCTAAATATCCCAACTTTAAAAAGAAACGTCATGGAGGTAGTGCAGAATTTACGTCATCTGCATTCACCTATAAAAACGGTAAAATTTATCTAGCTAAGAATAAACAACCTTTACTGATTCGGTGGAGTCGTCAACTTCCAAAAGAATGTCAACCTTCAACTATAACAGTTAAGTTAGACCCTAGTGGTCGATGGTTTGTCTCTTTAAGAATTGATGATTTAACTAATAACAAATTAGAACCCACCGATAAAAATGTAGGAATAGATTTAGGAATTTCTAGCCTATTGACAACCTCTGACGGTGTTAAGGTAGCCAACCCCAAACACTTTAATCAGTTATACAAAAAACTTCGACTTGCTCAAAAATCTTTGAGTCGGAAAATCAAAGGTTCAAAGAATCGAGAGAAATCTCGAAAAAAAGTAGCTCGAATTCATGCTAAAATTGCCGATTGTAGACGGGATTCTACTCACAAGCTAACCACTCAACTGATTCGGGAAAATCAAACGATAGTGGTTGAGGATTTAGCCGTGAGAAATCTGGTCAAAAATCCTAAATTAGCGAGAGCAATTAGTGATGCAAATTGGGCAGAATTTGTCCGTCAATTAACCTATAAAGCTGAATGGTACGGGCGAAAGTTAATCAAAATAGACCGATGGTTTCCCAGTTCCAAACGCTGTGGAAACTGCGGACACATTTTAGATAAATTGCCATTAAATATCAGGGAATGGGATTGTCCTAATTGTGGGAGACATCATGACCGTGATATTAATGCAGCAAATAATATTTTGGCGGCCGGGCTGGCCGTGTCAGTCTGTGGAGCGACCGTAAGACCGGAACAGAGTAAATTTGTTGAGGCAGGTGCGAAAACCCGTAAGGGACGGAAGCAGAAACCCAAGTCGTGA
- a CDS encoding GntR family transcriptional regulator: MVRFYIQPDSDIPASNQLFNQIRFAIASRQFPPGHRLPSTRQLAMETGLHRNTISKVYRQLEDNGLVEAQAGSGIYVRALGHEGGSRLHSPILEHSPEANKIIQRSLDELLSHGCSLNQAREMFLGEIDWRLRCSARVLVTAPTQDIGIGQLMAQELEEALKIPVQLVPMEQLPDLLEKVPSGTVVTSRYFIGQAEAIAAPKSVRVIPVDIYNFAKEIELVRDLPKGTYLGIISLSSGLLRATEVIIHSLRGDEILVMTAQLTDTYKINSIVRTARLIVCDQASYAIVKDLVHTHREELIRQPQLVCCPNYIGAESISLLKRELGLK, translated from the coding sequence ATGGTTCGGTTTTATATTCAGCCTGATAGCGATATTCCAGCGTCTAACCAACTGTTTAATCAAATTCGGTTTGCGATCGCCTCTCGACAATTTCCCCCCGGACACCGTTTACCCAGCACTCGTCAACTCGCCATGGAAACGGGATTACACCGGAATACCATTAGCAAAGTCTATCGACAATTAGAAGATAATGGCTTAGTCGAAGCCCAGGCGGGATCAGGGATTTATGTCCGAGCATTAGGTCATGAAGGCGGATCTCGGTTACATTCGCCGATTTTAGAACATTCTCCCGAAGCCAATAAAATTATTCAACGCAGTTTAGATGAATTACTATCTCACGGATGCAGCCTCAATCAAGCCAGAGAAATGTTTCTGGGCGAAATTGATTGGCGATTACGCTGTAGTGCGAGAGTCTTAGTTACGGCGCCGACTCAAGATATTGGGATCGGACAATTGATGGCGCAGGAGTTAGAAGAAGCCTTGAAAATTCCAGTACAGTTAGTTCCCATGGAACAGTTACCCGACCTGTTAGAAAAAGTTCCATCGGGCACCGTTGTTACCAGTCGCTATTTTATTGGACAAGCTGAAGCGATCGCCGCCCCAAAATCCGTGCGGGTGATTCCCGTTGATATTTATAATTTTGCTAAGGAAATTGAATTAGTTCGAGATTTACCCAAAGGGACTTATTTAGGGATCATCAGTCTGAGTTCAGGATTATTACGAGCAACGGAAGTGATTATTCATAGTCTGCGGGGGGATGAAATTTTAGTGATGACGGCACAATTAACGGATACCTATAAAATTAATTCTATTGTTCGGACAGCGCGACTAATTGTTTGTGATCAAGCCAGTTATGCCATTGTTAAAGATCTCGTTCACACCCACCGCGAGGAACTCATTCGTCAGCCCCAACTGGTCTGCTGTCCCAATTATATTGGCGCCGAGTCGATTAGTTTACTGAAACGGGAGTTAGGTTTAAAGTAA
- a CDS encoding nitroreductase family protein, translating into MDSCPMEGFVASQVKAAFNIPEEVDVCCLLALGYATKPFKKYGGRFSVEQVCYGES; encoded by the coding sequence GTGGATAGTTGTCCGATGGAGGGATTTGTTGCATCTCAGGTCAAAGCCGCATTTAATATTCCAGAAGAGGTTGATGTTTGTTGTCTCCTGGCTTTAGGATATGCGACAAAGCCTTTTAAAAAATATGGGGGAAGATTTTCTGTTGAACAAGTCTGTTATGGAGAATCATAA
- the thyD gene encoding thylakoid membrane protein ThyD, protein MKVAVTGATGFVGSRLVERLQQEGHSVLVLTRNPEQAKRVFPSSVSSGLEIVGYTPTKSGAWQQAISGCDGVVNLAGAPIADERWTPQRKQEILESRSTATQKLVEAIAQADSKPSVLVSASAVGYYGTSETALFDENSPNGRDFLANVCLAWEAAAQQVEEVGTRLVILRLGIVLGMGGALEKMLTPFKLFAGGPLGSGHQWFSWIHREDLVNLILFSLTNSQLEGVLNATAPNPVKMEQLCHALGEVLHRPSWLPVPDFALEMLLGDAAQVILQGQQVIPKRTLSYNFNYQYPTIKPALEEILSSS, encoded by the coding sequence ATGAAAGTAGCAGTTACAGGAGCAACGGGATTTGTCGGAAGTCGTTTAGTAGAACGACTACAACAGGAAGGCCATTCGGTGTTAGTCCTGACCCGCAACCCAGAACAAGCTAAACGAGTGTTTCCCAGTTCTGTCTCTTCCGGGTTAGAAATTGTGGGTTATACTCCGACGAAATCGGGGGCTTGGCAACAGGCGATTTCTGGCTGTGATGGCGTGGTGAATCTCGCTGGAGCCCCCATTGCGGATGAACGCTGGACACCCCAACGCAAACAGGAAATTTTAGAAAGTCGTTCAACGGCGACTCAAAAATTAGTGGAAGCGATCGCTCAAGCTGATTCTAAACCGAGTGTTCTGGTGAGTGCTTCGGCGGTTGGATATTACGGAACCAGCGAAACGGCCCTGTTTGATGAAAATAGTCCCAATGGACGGGATTTTCTCGCCAATGTCTGTCTGGCTTGGGAAGCCGCCGCCCAACAGGTAGAGGAAGTCGGAACTCGTTTAGTGATCTTAAGATTAGGAATTGTCTTAGGAATGGGAGGAGCATTAGAAAAAATGTTAACTCCTTTTAAACTGTTTGCAGGGGGGCCGTTAGGTTCAGGACATCAATGGTTTTCTTGGATTCATCGGGAAGATTTAGTCAATTTAATTCTATTTAGTTTAACAAATTCCCAACTAGAAGGGGTTCTGAATGCAACCGCACCCAACCCGGTAAAAATGGAGCAATTATGTCACGCTTTGGGTGAAGTTTTGCATCGTCCTTCTTGGCTTCCGGTTCCTGATTTTGCCCTGGAAATGTTATTAGGAGATGCGGCGCAGGTAATTCTCCAAGGTCAACAAGTTATCCCTAAACGTACCCTATCTTACAACTTTAATTATCAATATCCAACGATTAAACCTGCCCTAGAAGAAATTTTATCGTCTTCATAA
- the rsfS gene encoding ribosome silencing factor yields the protein MSIYEEYKSLMFDHAKTKYASDPAIISADSDPDTSKETALAAARAADDRKADNILVLCVSEISYLADYFVIVTGFSQAQLRAISQAISDQIEVELERLPLRIAGQNDGNWVLMDYGDVIVHILLPEERDFYKLEAFWGHAEQVHWQS from the coding sequence ATGTCAATATACGAGGAATACAAGAGCTTAATGTTTGATCACGCCAAAACCAAATACGCCTCTGATCCCGCGATCATCTCTGCCGATTCTGATCCCGATACCAGCAAGGAAACGGCACTGGCCGCCGCCCGCGCAGCAGATGACCGGAAAGCGGATAATATTCTGGTGCTGTGCGTATCAGAAATTTCTTATTTAGCAGATTATTTTGTAATTGTAACGGGCTTTTCTCAAGCTCAACTCCGGGCAATTTCTCAAGCCATCTCTGATCAAATAGAAGTAGAACTAGAACGGCTTCCCCTCAGAATTGCAGGTCAAAATGATGGTAATTGGGTGTTAATGGATTATGGCGATGTAATTGTTCATATTTTGTTACCTGAAGAACGAGATTTTTATAAATTAGAAGCTTTCTGGGGTCACGCCGAACAAGTGCATTGGCAGTCCTAA
- a CDS encoding N-acetylglucosamine kinase: MIHVLGIDGGGSKTVCVLMSADGKILGHGQAGPSNYQTIGIEAAKIAIISAIKQAVEHSFLALEGFVPIQGISLGLAGVGRSEDIKIIRNLIEEIQTSSELPIDWKLTPETIIINSDSVIALVGGLGHFVGIVVIAGTGSHIFGKNHHRISKRVGGWGYILGDEGSGYDIAVQGLKAALRSYDGRLESTQLIPKFQEVLSLNSIEELIPVVYRQGWKVKDIASLAPIVDQVAASGDSIAQTIIKNAAHELVLATEVAINSLFEPTESFEIVVMGGVWQGLANFRRQFEAEINAIAPLANIISPRHEPAYGAGLLALETLT; encoded by the coding sequence ATGATTCATGTTTTAGGGATTGATGGTGGCGGTTCTAAAACGGTTTGTGTGTTAATGAGTGCTGATGGCAAAATATTAGGACACGGACAAGCTGGGCCATCAAATTATCAAACAATTGGAATAGAAGCTGCTAAAATAGCGATTATTTCAGCAATTAAACAAGCGGTTGAACATAGTTTTTTAGCCTTAGAAGGGTTCGTTCCGATTCAAGGAATTAGTTTAGGATTAGCAGGGGTTGGACGTTCTGAAGATATTAAAATAATTCGCAATTTAATTGAAGAGATTCAAACCTCCTCAGAATTACCGATTGACTGGAAATTAACCCCGGAAACTATTATTATTAATAGTGATAGTGTAATTGCCTTAGTCGGTGGTTTAGGTCACTTTGTTGGTATTGTTGTCATAGCAGGAACAGGTTCCCATATATTCGGAAAAAATCATCACCGAATCAGTAAAAGAGTCGGCGGTTGGGGGTATATTTTAGGAGATGAAGGCAGTGGTTATGATATTGCTGTTCAAGGGTTAAAAGCGGCGTTACGTTCCTATGATGGTCGCTTAGAATCAACTCAACTGATTCCAAAATTTCAAGAGGTTTTAAGTTTAAATTCTATTGAAGAATTAATTCCCGTGGTTTACCGTCAAGGATGGAAAGTTAAAGATATTGCTAGTTTAGCCCCCATTGTGGATCAAGTTGCGGCTTCCGGTGATTCCATTGCTCAAACTATTATTAAAAATGCAGCCCATGAATTAGTATTAGCTACAGAAGTTGCTATTAATTCTTTATTTGAACCCACAGAATCCTTTGAAATTGTGGTCATGGGAGGAGTATGGCAAGGATTAGCCAATTTTCGCCGTCAATTTGAAGCTGAAATTAACGCGATCGCACCTTTAGCTAATATTATCTCTCCGCGTCATGAACCTGCTTATGGTGCTGGATTGTTAGCATTAGAAACACTAACTTAA
- a CDS encoding GIY-YIG nuclease family protein: MSTILDPFQLPSLPLAERKKLPDCAAIYFAIDANNRVLYVGKAKKLVARWKNHHRLYKLEEIDKECSVRIAWQAWNEEDLDEAERSSIKRFQPLLNNTEVETPTVVPSEVVLRDFLKTFSRRLIIIGIEPKTPDRLLNVHLKYDWKDCSAKGTAAKIKEYIKQNQNQNTSLKFKRHRYSNFNLFAGEVFRPGSREQRTRARQHRSFNNHWEFACNGVVIHITPTDDFQKYKNQSQVVKLAGVNFRAVIEEVFVDVEKNTNYELSGLSCFTSDPVPLLWLNS, encoded by the coding sequence ATGTCTACAATACTTGATCCTTTTCAACTACCATCTTTGCCCTTAGCTGAACGTAAAAAATTACCGGATTGTGCAGCTATTTACTTTGCCATAGATGCCAATAACAGAGTTCTCTATGTCGGCAAAGCCAAAAAATTAGTAGCAAGGTGGAAAAATCATCACCGCCTTTATAAGTTAGAAGAAATTGATAAAGAATGCTCTGTTAGAATTGCTTGGCAAGCATGGAATGAAGAGGACTTAGATGAAGCAGAGAGAAGCTCAATTAAACGATTCCAACCATTATTAAATAATACGGAAGTTGAAACACCTACTGTTGTACCATCAGAAGTTGTGTTGAGGGATTTTCTGAAAACTTTTTCACGACGATTAATCATTATTGGAATTGAGCCTAAAACCCCTGATAGGCTACTCAACGTTCATCTCAAATATGACTGGAAAGATTGTTCAGCTAAGGGAACAGCAGCAAAAATTAAAGAGTATATTAAACAGAATCAGAATCAAAATACAAGCCTTAAATTCAAACGTCATAGGTATAGCAATTTTAATTTATTTGCTGGAGAGGTTTTTCGTCCAGGCAGCAGAGAACAACGAACAAGAGCACGACAGCATCGTTCATTCAATAACCATTGGGAGTTTGCCTGTAATGGTGTTGTTATTCATATCACGCCTACAGATGACTTTCAAAAATATAAAAATCAATCTCAAGTAGTAAAACTGGCTGGAGTAAATTTTCGTGCCGTTATTGAAGAGGTATTTGTTGATGTAGAGAAAAACACTAATTACGAACTTTCTGGGCTGTCTTGTTTTACAAGTGATCCAGTCCCTCTACTCTGGCTCAACTCCTAG
- a CDS encoding S1 RNA-binding domain-containing protein → MATKNPSFSLDDFAKALDQHSYDLHKGQIVKGQVESYTSDGAYIDIKGAKSPGFIPKKEISVIEFEDISEILPLKEERDFLIIREQNADGQMLLSIRQLELKQVWDQLLDVQNSGQSLQARVTGVNRGGVTVEVYSLRGFIPRSHLLEKDDLESLIEQSLNVSILELDVERNKIVLSQRLASQSIGFSQLEVGQLVEGKVMGVKPFGVFVDIEGVTGLIHIKEVSQKYVESLPQLFPVGQMIKAMVISLDEGRHRISLSTRILENYPGEVVEKLSEVMESAEARSERARKLINL, encoded by the coding sequence ATGGCTACTAAAAACCCGTCCTTTTCCCTTGATGATTTTGCCAAAGCCCTAGATCAACACAGTTATGATTTACACAAAGGGCAAATCGTTAAGGGTCAGGTAGAATCATATACCAGCGATGGTGCTTACATTGACATTAAAGGTGCTAAATCACCAGGTTTTATTCCCAAAAAAGAGATTTCTGTTATAGAATTTGAGGATATTTCCGAAATTCTGCCGTTAAAAGAAGAGCGAGATTTTCTAATTATTCGAGAGCAAAATGCAGATGGTCAAATGTTACTTTCCATCCGCCAATTAGAACTTAAACAAGTTTGGGATCAACTCCTTGATGTTCAAAACAGTGGTCAATCCCTACAAGCTAGAGTGACTGGAGTTAATCGCGGCGGTGTTACGGTTGAAGTTTATTCTTTACGAGGATTTATTCCCCGATCGCATCTTTTAGAAAAAGACGATTTAGAATCGTTAATAGAACAATCCTTAAATGTTAGTATCTTAGAATTAGATGTCGAACGAAATAAAATTGTTTTATCCCAACGGTTAGCTTCTCAATCCATCGGTTTTAGTCAATTAGAAGTCGGTCAACTCGTCGAAGGGAAAGTCATGGGAGTTAAACCCTTCGGTGTTTTTGTCGATATTGAAGGGGTGACGGGGTTAATTCACATTAAAGAAGTTAGCCAAAAATATGTTGAATCTTTACCCCAACTCTTTCCCGTCGGTCAAATGATTAAAGCGATGGTGATTAGTTTAGATGAAGGTCGCCATCGGATTTCTCTGTCTACCCGAATTTTAGAAAATTATCCGGGTGAAGTGGTTGAAAAATTATCAGAAGTGATGGAATCTGCTGAAGCTCGTTCTGAACGAGCTAGAAAGTTAATTAATCTGTAA
- a CDS encoding DUF3352 domain-containing protein: MLIQKKSKLIIAVAAIACIGSIATVLYLTHQRYKAYSALETGKLVPGEAIMATFVSPTPHALSQLQNFGTPETQALIGQGIQAFQKQSLAGTAINFNRDIQPWIGGVMVTLLPPDPVKPASDPQLLMVVGIKNQWKAWHFAQKVKASPDIKSQQSQYRGITLSRYTEKSGKQYNVAVVNDQLVIAARPEPVKRAIDTFRGSPSLVSLSGKSDLFFKNANLSNPLVTVFIADYEGFMKDLSTTWPDASRLSGESLSPFKPIQSVILGVGVESEGIRFKTIAQFRPDGAVSQHSPEFGKMVNRFPTETVAFVNSHDLDQLWLQFLTLGKNNPNFENLTRQIRLGLQAIDLDADTEVFGWMDGEFALGAIASEKGVLASLGLGGVLLIETSDRPAAERMLNKLNTIIANSNPPINIEQNTLAGIAVTEWNDPKQGTLFGHGWLNPNLMFLAFGGPVVEAITQQPQQPLNKSQRFQEISKSLPNSHHSYVYLDMEKITAWAMGYLLASPAISLQPNRMTMLNSIRGVGISARFPDASEVEVEMVLVLKPKS; encoded by the coding sequence ATGCTGATCCAGAAAAAATCAAAACTGATCATAGCTGTTGCAGCGATCGCCTGTATCGGGAGTATCGCCACCGTCCTGTATTTAACTCATCAACGGTACAAAGCCTATAGTGCCTTAGAAACGGGCAAACTTGTGCCGGGTGAAGCGATCATGGCAACCTTTGTATCTCCCACGCCTCACGCCTTATCACAATTACAAAATTTTGGTACTCCAGAAACCCAAGCGTTAATCGGACAAGGAATTCAAGCCTTTCAAAAGCAAAGTTTAGCAGGCACAGCGATTAATTTCAATCGAGATATTCAACCTTGGATCGGCGGGGTGATGGTAACGTTACTCCCTCCCGATCCAGTCAAACCCGCCTCTGATCCGCAATTGTTAATGGTGGTGGGAATTAAAAATCAATGGAAAGCATGGCATTTTGCCCAAAAAGTAAAGGCTTCACCGGATATCAAATCTCAACAGAGTCAATATCGAGGCATTACCCTGTCCCGTTACACCGAAAAAAGCGGAAAACAGTACAATGTCGCGGTTGTGAATGATCAATTAGTGATTGCAGCCCGTCCTGAACCTGTGAAACGGGCGATCGATACCTTCAGAGGATCGCCGTCCCTTGTTAGTTTATCAGGAAAATCCGACCTGTTCTTTAAAAATGCAAACCTCTCTAATCCCTTAGTCACTGTATTTATAGCGGACTATGAGGGTTTTATGAAAGATTTAAGTACCACTTGGCCCGATGCTTCCCGTTTATCCGGTGAATCCTTATCTCCATTTAAACCGATTCAATCCGTTATTTTGGGGGTTGGGGTAGAATCGGAAGGAATTCGCTTCAAAACCATCGCCCAGTTCCGTCCCGATGGTGCTGTATCGCAGCATTCCCCAGAATTTGGGAAAATGGTAAATCGCTTTCCCACAGAAACCGTCGCCTTTGTCAATAGCCATGATCTCGATCAACTGTGGTTACAGTTTTTAACATTAGGAAAAAACAATCCCAATTTTGAGAATCTGACCCGTCAAATTCGTTTGGGACTGCAAGCGATTGATTTAGATGCGGATACAGAAGTTTTTGGCTGGATGGATGGGGAATTTGCTTTGGGTGCGATCGCATCGGAAAAAGGAGTGTTAGCGTCCTTGGGATTAGGGGGAGTATTGTTAATAGAAACCAGCGATCGCCCCGCCGCCGAACGAATGTTAAATAAACTTAATACTATTATTGCCAATAGTAATCCTCCGATTAATATTGAACAAAATACCTTAGCCGGAATTGCCGTCACTGAATGGAATGACCCCAAACAAGGAACCTTATTTGGGCATGGTTGGTTAAATCCCAATTTAATGTTTCTCGCCTTTGGGGGGCCAGTGGTGGAAGCGATTACCCAGCAACCCCAACAACCCCTGAACAAAAGCCAACGATTCCAAGAGATTAGCAAATCTTTACCCAATTCCCATCATAGTTATGTCTATTTAGATATGGAAAAAATTACCGCTTGGGCGATGGGATATCTGTTAGCGTCCCCGGCTATTTCCCTACAACCCAACCGGATGACAATGCTCAATTCCATTCGAGGTGTCGGGATCAGTGCCCGGTTTCCTGATGCTTCAGAGGTGGAAGTGGAGATGGTATTGGTGCTGAAGCCGAAAAGCTAG